Proteins co-encoded in one Trueperella abortisuis genomic window:
- the def gene encoding peptide deformylase — MTYRDIRVVGDPVLRTVCDPIRDITPGIKQLVEDLLENVDEEGRAGLAANQIGVSYRAFSWNIEGELGYILNPIIVELSEETQDGDEGCLSVPDLWFPATRAMYARAEGTDLDGKKVVVEGREIWGRLIQHEVDHLDGHLFLDRLDRHLRREAFHQLRENQVRERK; from the coding sequence ATGACGTATCGAGATATCCGTGTAGTTGGTGACCCCGTCCTTCGAACCGTCTGCGACCCGATCCGGGACATCACCCCCGGCATTAAGCAGCTGGTGGAGGACCTCCTAGAGAACGTGGATGAGGAGGGCCGTGCGGGGCTCGCCGCTAACCAGATTGGCGTGTCCTACCGCGCTTTCTCGTGGAACATTGAAGGCGAGCTGGGCTACATCCTCAATCCCATCATCGTCGAACTATCCGAGGAGACGCAGGACGGCGACGAGGGGTGCCTTTCCGTGCCCGACCTGTGGTTTCCCGCAACGCGGGCCATGTACGCCCGGGCGGAGGGAACCGACCTCGACGGGAAGAAGGTCGTGGTGGAGGGCCGCGAGATATGGGGCCGTCTCATTCAGCACGAGGTGGATCACCTTGATGGCCACCTCTTCCTCGACCGGCTCGACCGGCACTTGCGTCGCGAGGCCTTCCACCAATTGCGGGAGAACCAAGTGCGGGAAAGGAAATGA
- a CDS encoding TIGR01777 family oxidoreductase: protein MSRVIVLAGASGFIGSRLIEATLSSGYEVRQLVRSPRHSATAGVTYYAWDPAAGTIDESALAGAYGVVCLNGAGLLSRPWTAAYKRTLWDSRLSSVATLVGAMRSHRPEVFLSGSAVGYYGPDRGDEILTEGSTSGSGFLARLCEAWEEGALTAERLGVRTLRLRTGLVMGGEGGMLGILQHPYRMGLGAKLGDGSAWMSTIARDDYVRALLFLLAHDEVSGPVNMVGPNPVRNAFWHRALARHFRRPAFLTVPTPVARLAGEMASEAVLASQRAYPRALLDHGFTFLAPDVEEIFAHELPLG from the coding sequence ATGAGCAGGGTCATCGTTCTCGCGGGAGCGTCCGGATTCATCGGCTCTCGCCTGATCGAGGCTACCCTCAGTAGCGGTTATGAGGTGCGCCAGCTGGTGCGCTCGCCGAGGCACTCAGCTACAGCGGGCGTCACATACTACGCGTGGGACCCGGCGGCGGGCACGATCGACGAGTCCGCACTCGCCGGCGCCTACGGCGTCGTCTGCCTCAATGGTGCGGGCCTACTCTCGCGGCCGTGGACCGCGGCCTACAAACGGACCTTGTGGGACTCGCGGCTATCCTCGGTGGCGACGCTCGTGGGCGCGATGCGCTCGCATCGACCCGAGGTCTTCCTCTCCGGTTCTGCGGTTGGCTACTACGGCCCGGACCGAGGCGACGAGATTCTCACGGAGGGCTCCACGTCTGGGTCGGGTTTCCTTGCGCGATTGTGCGAGGCGTGGGAGGAAGGGGCGCTGACGGCCGAGCGCCTGGGTGTGCGAACGCTCCGGCTTCGCACGGGCCTGGTGATGGGCGGCGAGGGTGGCATGCTCGGCATCCTCCAGCATCCGTACCGGATGGGATTGGGTGCGAAGCTCGGCGACGGCTCGGCGTGGATGTCGACCATCGCCCGTGACGACTACGTCCGCGCGCTTCTCTTCCTGCTGGCACACGACGAGGTTTCCGGGCCGGTCAATATGGTCGGTCCAAACCCCGTCCGCAACGCCTTCTGGCATCGCGCCCTCGCACGCCACTTTCGGCGTCCGGCTTTCTTGACAGTCCCGACGCCGGTGGCGCGGCTTGCGGGGGAGATGGCGAGTGAGGCGGTGCTCGCATCCCAACGCGCCTATCCGCGGGCTCTTCTTGATCATGGCTTTACCTTCCTCGCCCCGGACGTTGAGGAAATTTTCGCCCATGAACTGCCGCTGGGGTGA
- a CDS encoding DUF3145 domain-containing protein, producing MNNKATRGVIFIHSVTPAVQPHVEWAVASVLGYPVHFEWTKQPALPNMNRGEVSWTGESGTGAQLASALGGWEHLRFEVTEEPTSVSDGGRWSCTPGLGIFYAQTDLLGNVVVPENRIRAAIEDSHGDPDELRRLLDVALGQAWDDELEVFRYAGAGAPVRWLHRVG from the coding sequence GTGAACAACAAAGCCACACGTGGCGTCATATTCATTCATTCTGTGACACCGGCCGTTCAACCTCATGTTGAGTGGGCGGTGGCAAGCGTACTTGGATACCCCGTTCATTTCGAATGGACTAAGCAGCCCGCGCTACCCAACATGAACCGTGGTGAGGTGTCGTGGACGGGGGAGTCGGGCACAGGCGCGCAGCTCGCCTCCGCCCTCGGCGGCTGGGAGCACCTACGTTTTGAGGTCACCGAAGAGCCGACGTCCGTCAGCGACGGCGGCCGGTGGTCGTGCACGCCCGGCCTCGGAATCTTCTACGCGCAGACCGACCTCCTCGGCAACGTCGTCGTGCCTGAGAACCGGATTCGGGCGGCGATCGAGGACTCCCACGGTGATCCCGACGAGCTGCGCCGGCTGCTCGACGTCGCTCTCGGGCAAGCTTGGGACGACGAGCTCGAGGTGTTCCGCTACGCGGGCGCGGGGGCGCCCGTACGCTGGCTTCACCGGGTCGGCTAG
- a CDS encoding L-threonylcarbamoyladenylate synthase, protein MATYVELHPQDPQPRMVSKVVDRLKRGEVIALPTDSGYAIACTLANKEGLDRIRTIRQVGAKHHFTLLCANFAQLGHFVIVDNSFFRLIKSLTPGPYTFILKGTKDVPRMTLNPKKNTVGVRIPDHRIVQAILSELGEPLLSSTLIMPGEEEPLEEGWIVDDRLGNALDVVVDGPVGSGPTSVVDLSSGEAVIVREGAGDLTMFDIS, encoded by the coding sequence ATGGCTACGTACGTTGAACTTCATCCACAAGATCCGCAGCCGCGGATGGTCTCCAAGGTGGTCGATCGGCTCAAGCGCGGCGAGGTGATCGCCCTGCCCACCGATTCGGGCTACGCCATTGCCTGCACGCTGGCGAACAAGGAGGGACTGGACCGGATCCGCACGATCCGCCAAGTCGGCGCGAAGCACCACTTTACGCTTCTGTGTGCGAACTTTGCCCAGCTAGGACACTTCGTCATCGTCGATAACTCATTCTTCCGGCTCATCAAATCGCTCACGCCCGGTCCCTACACCTTCATCCTCAAGGGCACGAAGGACGTGCCACGCATGACGCTCAACCCCAAGAAGAACACGGTCGGCGTGCGCATCCCGGACCACCGGATCGTTCAGGCGATCCTGTCTGAGCTGGGGGAGCCGCTGCTGTCCTCCACTCTCATCATGCCGGGTGAGGAGGAGCCGCTCGAGGAAGGCTGGATTGTCGACGATCGCCTCGGCAACGCCCTCGACGTCGTCGTTGACGGCCCGGTGGGCAGCGGCCCGACCAGCGTCGTCGACCTCTCCAGCGGCGAGGCCGTCATCGTGCGCGAAGGAGCCGGGGACCTGACGATGTTTGACATCTCATGA
- a CDS encoding HAD hydrolase-like protein, translated as MIKAVLFDLDGTLTDSAPVVTATLAATMKSLAGVELPLAAFRKYLGPPLKASFADLGVPADEVQAYVAEYRRRYSAVANDVELFAGTRQLLQDLHDDGFALGLATSKFQRSARGVCEHLGIAHLFDALCGDTTEKNLFGKAEVVQAALNELHEKGILDAGANRPANSGTTASLALDPAQSRAAVNWRDDVVMVGDRIYDVEGAGVHGVRTVLVEWADCWPDERDRAWATVSSPRELHQLVGEVRTRGF; from the coding sequence ATGATCAAGGCCGTCCTTTTCGACCTCGACGGTACGCTCACCGACTCAGCGCCCGTCGTCACCGCTACCCTCGCCGCCACCATGAAGTCGCTCGCCGGCGTGGAATTGCCCTTGGCGGCCTTCCGCAAGTACCTCGGCCCGCCGCTCAAGGCCAGCTTCGCTGACCTGGGCGTCCCCGCCGACGAGGTGCAGGCTTACGTGGCGGAGTACCGTCGCCGTTACTCCGCCGTTGCCAACGACGTCGAGCTCTTCGCCGGCACGCGCCAGCTCCTTCAGGATCTGCACGACGACGGTTTCGCGCTCGGCCTCGCCACCTCCAAGTTCCAGCGCAGCGCGCGTGGCGTGTGCGAGCACCTGGGAATCGCCCACCTCTTCGACGCACTCTGCGGCGACACCACAGAGAAGAACCTCTTCGGCAAAGCCGAGGTTGTTCAAGCGGCGCTCAATGAGCTTCATGAGAAAGGCATCCTTGACGCCGGGGCCAACCGGCCCGCCAATTCGGGCACGACGGCGAGCCTAGCACTCGACCCCGCGCAATCCCGAGCCGCAGTGAACTGGCGCGACGACGTCGTTATGGTAGGTGACCGCATCTACGACGTCGAGGGCGCGGGCGTGCACGGCGTGCGCACAGTCCTCGTCGAATGGGCCGACTGCTGGCCCGACGAGCGCGATCGCGCATGGGCCACGGTGTCCTCCCCGCGCGAGCTACATCAGCTGGTGGGGGAGGTCCGCACGCGCGGCTTTTAG
- a CDS encoding ABC transporter ATP-binding protein, protein MRGGPHGANPYSETRDTKGALKRLARMLKTEKLRLFGIAVLMLFSAGGNVLAPKYLGDATNVVVDGISGDGVDFSTLTRVLLFVVALYAISGITNFAAGYIIRLTIQDLGYKLRRDAQAKIDTLSLSWLDKQQRGDLLSRVTNDIDNITQTLMQTLNQVVQSIYLLIGIVAMMIWVSPSLTVATVLVLPLGILSLLVILKKARPQFRAQWAKTGEVSAIVEESFTGFDVVSAYGLQEDFERIFDEANQGLYEAGYKGQFLSQLSQPLMGFVSNLGFVIIAVWGGFQVISGQLTIGGLQAFIQYSRQLNQPVATLASVTAMLQSGAASGERIFDFLDSEEMDPDVEVGFRDLIPADQYQGHITFENVEFSYEEGIPVINGLSLDVHRGDQVAIVGPTGAGKTTLVNLLMRFYEIDGGKIALDGLSTRDFSKDSLRSQIGMVLQDTWLFEGTIEDNIAFGKEGATHEEVVAAAKATGVDRLVRQLPEGYDTVIDDEGGNISAGEKQLITIARAYLADPAVLILDEATSSVDTRTEMLVQRAMGELREGRTSFVIAHRLSTIRDADLIIVMADGDVVEQGTHEQLLAHHGAYYDLYQSQFSGPEV, encoded by the coding sequence ATGAGGGGCGGACCTCACGGAGCGAACCCGTATTCGGAGACTCGCGACACGAAGGGCGCGCTCAAGCGCTTGGCTCGCATGCTCAAGACCGAGAAGCTACGGCTGTTCGGCATCGCGGTCCTCATGCTGTTCTCGGCGGGCGGCAACGTGCTCGCGCCCAAGTATCTGGGAGACGCCACGAACGTCGTCGTCGATGGCATCTCCGGTGACGGCGTGGACTTCTCCACCCTCACGCGTGTGCTGCTTTTCGTCGTCGCGCTGTACGCAATTTCTGGTATCACCAACTTTGCCGCTGGCTACATCATCCGTTTAACAATCCAGGATCTCGGCTACAAGCTGCGTCGCGACGCGCAGGCCAAGATCGATACCCTGTCACTGTCCTGGCTGGACAAGCAGCAACGCGGCGATCTCCTCTCTCGCGTGACGAACGACATCGACAACATCACCCAGACCCTCATGCAGACGCTGAACCAGGTGGTCCAATCGATCTACCTGCTCATCGGCATTGTCGCCATGATGATCTGGGTCTCGCCGTCGTTGACGGTGGCCACTGTCCTTGTTTTACCGCTCGGCATTCTTTCCCTCCTCGTGATCCTGAAGAAGGCTCGGCCGCAGTTTCGCGCGCAGTGGGCGAAAACGGGTGAGGTATCCGCGATCGTGGAGGAGTCCTTCACGGGATTCGACGTCGTCAGCGCCTACGGTCTCCAGGAGGACTTCGAGCGCATTTTCGACGAGGCGAACCAGGGGCTGTACGAGGCCGGCTACAAGGGTCAGTTCCTCTCCCAGCTCTCCCAGCCCTTGATGGGTTTCGTGTCTAACCTCGGCTTCGTCATCATCGCGGTGTGGGGCGGATTCCAAGTGATCAGCGGGCAGTTGACAATCGGCGGCCTGCAGGCCTTCATCCAGTACAGCCGCCAGCTCAACCAGCCGGTCGCCACGCTTGCCTCCGTGACGGCGATGCTCCAGTCGGGCGCCGCCTCCGGCGAGCGCATCTTCGACTTTCTCGACAGCGAGGAGATGGATCCCGACGTCGAGGTCGGGTTCCGTGATCTCATCCCTGCTGACCAGTACCAGGGCCACATCACCTTTGAGAACGTCGAGTTTTCCTATGAAGAGGGAATCCCCGTCATCAATGGCTTGTCGCTCGATGTCCACCGCGGCGACCAGGTCGCGATCGTGGGACCGACCGGCGCCGGCAAGACCACCCTGGTCAACCTGCTCATGCGCTTCTACGAAATCGATGGAGGAAAGATCGCGCTTGACGGCCTCTCCACCCGAGATTTTTCGAAGGATTCATTGCGCTCCCAGATCGGGATGGTGCTCCAGGACACGTGGCTATTCGAGGGCACGATCGAGGACAACATCGCCTTCGGCAAGGAGGGGGCCACCCACGAGGAGGTCGTCGCTGCGGCGAAGGCCACCGGCGTGGATCGGCTGGTCCGTCAACTGCCCGAAGGCTACGACACGGTCATCGACGATGAGGGCGGCAACATCTCCGCCGGCGAAAAGCAGCTCATCACGATTGCTCGCGCCTACCTGGCCGACCCGGCGGTCCTCATTCTCGATGAGGCGACGTCCTCGGTCGACACCCGCACCGAAATGCTCGTTCAGCGTGCCATGGGTGAGCTACGCGAGGGCCGAACGTCGTTCGTCATCGCCCACCGCCTGTCCACGATCCGCGACGCCGACCTCATCATCGTCATGGCCGACGGCGACGTCGTCGAGCAGGGCACGCACGAACAACTACTGGCACACCACGGCGCCTACTACGACCTCTACCAGTCGCAGTTCAGCGGGCCGGAGGTTTAG
- a CDS encoding ABC transporter ATP-binding protein: MTLIRMSWEFLQRKKTAFFFIFLLQVVQILLSLVLPALNAQIIDDGILGNDRALIWRMGGLMLAIAFVQIGAMVGAIYLGARTAMELGRELRGRSFRHVQSFSATDQHKFGAPTLITRVSNDVTQVQNVVLLTFTVMVMAPLMGFGGVFMAIQQNARLSLLLIVIVPLLGLLIYVVMRALAPRYTIQQERIDLINTLLREQLTGVRVIRAFVRQGTIRAKFDDANHKLRRIWLEIGILWAFLMPAASLIIGLSSAAVVWFAAHLISAGSMQVGALTAYISYLMMIMMSVMMSGMMVMLFPRGEVSAKRLQQIFDVESSIQAPAHPVPIPAGPLTFELDHAGLRYPGAEEPVLSDITMTFAPATQVALIGSTGSGKSSIIKLLPRLIDATSGEVRAGGVPVKDMDPGELRSRIALVPQQAFLFSGTVATNVAGSPDKRVPYDADRVILALRAAQAWDFVSELEDGIESAVESGGKNFSGGQRQRLTIARAIYRCLPDAQGRRQADLLVFDDSFSALDYQTDARLRSGLRAFIGDIAVFIIAQRVSTIRQANQIHVLDHGRIVGVGTHLELLDSCETYQEIVASQLTAEEAR; encoded by the coding sequence GTGACTTTAATACGCATGAGCTGGGAGTTTCTCCAGCGCAAGAAGACGGCGTTCTTCTTTATTTTCCTTCTGCAGGTTGTGCAAATCCTCCTCAGTCTGGTTCTTCCTGCCCTCAACGCCCAGATTATCGACGACGGCATCCTGGGCAACGACAGGGCCCTCATCTGGCGCATGGGTGGGCTCATGCTGGCCATCGCGTTTGTCCAGATCGGCGCCATGGTCGGCGCGATCTACTTGGGCGCGCGGACGGCGATGGAGCTCGGCCGCGAGCTACGCGGACGTTCTTTCCGTCACGTGCAGTCTTTTTCCGCCACCGACCAGCACAAGTTCGGCGCCCCCACGCTCATCACGCGCGTGAGTAACGACGTGACACAGGTCCAAAACGTCGTGCTGTTGACGTTCACCGTCATGGTCATGGCCCCGCTCATGGGATTTGGCGGCGTGTTCATGGCGATCCAGCAAAACGCACGCCTCTCCCTTCTGCTGATCGTCATCGTCCCGCTCCTAGGCCTCCTCATTTACGTCGTGATGCGGGCGCTCGCGCCTCGCTACACGATCCAGCAAGAGCGCATCGACCTGATCAACACCCTGCTACGTGAGCAGCTCACGGGCGTGCGGGTGATCCGCGCCTTCGTCCGCCAGGGTACGATCCGCGCCAAGTTCGACGATGCCAACCACAAGCTACGCAGGATCTGGCTGGAGATCGGCATCCTGTGGGCGTTCCTCATGCCGGCCGCCTCCCTCATCATCGGCCTGTCATCGGCGGCCGTGGTGTGGTTTGCCGCCCATCTCATCTCCGCCGGTTCGATGCAGGTCGGCGCGCTGACCGCCTACATCAGCTACCTGATGATGATCATGATGTCGGTGATGATGTCGGGCATGATGGTCATGTTATTCCCGCGTGGTGAGGTATCGGCCAAGCGTCTCCAGCAGATCTTCGACGTCGAGTCCTCCATTCAGGCACCCGCGCATCCCGTACCGATTCCCGCCGGCCCGCTGACCTTCGAACTCGACCACGCGGGCCTGCGCTACCCCGGCGCCGAGGAGCCAGTGCTGTCGGATATCACGATGACCTTCGCCCCGGCCACCCAGGTGGCGCTGATTGGCTCTACCGGTTCGGGTAAGTCCTCCATCATCAAGCTGCTCCCCCGGCTCATCGACGCCACATCCGGCGAAGTCCGCGCCGGAGGCGTGCCCGTGAAGGACATGGACCCGGGTGAGCTACGCTCGCGCATCGCGCTCGTCCCCCAGCAGGCCTTCCTCTTTTCCGGCACGGTCGCCACGAACGTCGCCGGTTCGCCCGACAAGCGGGTTCCCTACGACGCCGACCGCGTGATACTCGCTCTACGCGCAGCCCAGGCCTGGGATTTCGTCAGCGAGCTCGAGGACGGAATTGAATCCGCCGTTGAGTCGGGCGGGAAGAACTTCTCCGGCGGCCAGCGCCAGCGCCTGACGATCGCGCGCGCGATCTACCGCTGCCTTCCCGACGCCCAGGGCCGCCGCCAGGCGGACCTGCTCGTCTTCGACGATTCGTTCTCCGCGCTCGACTACCAGACTGACGCACGGCTCCGGAGCGGCCTGAGAGCGTTCATCGGTGACATCGCCGTCTTCATCATCGCCCAGCGCGTGTCAACCATCCGCCAGGCCAACCAGATTCACGTGCTCGACCACGGCCGCATCGTCGGCGTCGGCACGCACCTGGAGCTACTCGATTCCTGCGAGACGTACCAGGAGATCGTCGCCTCGCAACTGACCGCGGAGGAGGCACGATGA
- the aceE gene encoding pyruvate dehydrogenase (acetyl-transferring), homodimeric type: MSQQPIRPLINGLLSQVPDINPEETQEWIDSIDGLIDSQGAPRTRYLLTAMQNHARRKGITLPPNIVTPYVNTIGIDDEPYYPGDETLEKEIRRWTRWNAAVMVTRQQDPDIAVGGHISSYAAQATLYEVGFNHFFHGKNAPGGGDQVLFQGHSSPGNYARAFLEGRLSEKDLDSFRQQASRRSGGRGLPSYPHPRQMPDFWEFPTVSLGLGPISAIYQAWYNRYLHERGLKDTSQQHVWAFMGDGEMDEVESRGVLHLAAGQNLDNLTFVINCNLQRLDGPVRGNGKIIQELEAQFKGAGWNVIKVIWGREWDELLTADKDRALVNIMNETLDGDYQTFKANDGAYVREHFFGRDPRTKAMVADWSDEKIWALKRGGHDYRKVYAAYKAAVEHKGQPTVILAHTIKGYALGSNFAGRNSTHQMKKLNSDDLKLLRDTLELDIADEQLEDPFVAPYFKPSPKNTALEYMHEQRRKLGGYLPERRVVSQGVTMPADKHWNILKGGSGKQKVATTMAFVRLLKDLLRDKDFGYRFVPIIPDEARTFGLDAIFPSAKIFNVHGQNYTAVDSDLLLNYKESEQGQILHTGITEAGSNAAFTAVGTSYATHGLPMVPIYIFYSMFGFQRTGDQFWHAGDQMARGFIMGATAGRTTLTGEGLQHMDGHSQVIASTNPAVVQYDPAYAYEISYIFHDGLVRMYGDGSDGRDQNVMYYITIYNEPIHQPAEPENVDVEGILKGMYKLDEAEGEGPKVQLFASGVGVPWAREARQMLRDDWGVAASVWSITSWYELRRDGLAVDEYNYLHPTAEPKVAYITRKLEGEYGPIIATSDWEKQVQDSIRPWVPEAYYTLGANGFGIADTRAAARRHFRIDSASMVVRALQALADRGEVDRSTVQAAIDKYELLDPEAGDDGQPVANEPAV, translated from the coding sequence GTGAGTCAACAGCCCATTAGGCCGCTCATCAATGGCTTGCTCAGCCAGGTCCCGGACATCAACCCTGAGGAAACCCAAGAATGGATCGACTCGATCGACGGACTGATCGACTCCCAGGGCGCGCCTCGAACCCGCTACCTTCTGACCGCGATGCAGAACCATGCCCGCCGCAAGGGCATCACTCTGCCACCGAACATCGTAACCCCATACGTCAACACCATCGGCATCGACGACGAGCCGTACTACCCCGGTGACGAGACTCTCGAAAAGGAAATCCGCCGGTGGACGCGCTGGAACGCAGCCGTCATGGTAACGCGCCAGCAGGATCCGGACATTGCGGTCGGCGGTCACATTTCCTCGTACGCCGCCCAGGCCACCCTCTACGAAGTCGGCTTCAATCACTTCTTTCACGGAAAGAACGCCCCGGGCGGCGGCGACCAGGTGCTCTTCCAGGGCCACTCCTCCCCCGGTAACTACGCACGCGCTTTCCTCGAAGGGCGCCTGTCCGAGAAGGATCTCGACTCGTTCCGCCAGCAGGCCTCGCGCCGCTCGGGCGGCCGCGGCCTTCCCTCCTACCCGCACCCACGCCAGATGCCGGACTTTTGGGAGTTCCCCACCGTCTCCCTCGGCCTAGGTCCAATCTCCGCGATCTACCAGGCGTGGTACAACCGCTACCTGCACGAGCGCGGCCTGAAGGACACGAGCCAGCAGCACGTGTGGGCGTTCATGGGCGACGGCGAGATGGACGAGGTCGAGTCCCGCGGCGTCCTCCACCTAGCCGCTGGCCAAAACCTGGACAACCTCACGTTCGTCATCAACTGCAACCTGCAGCGTCTCGACGGTCCGGTACGCGGCAACGGCAAGATCATCCAGGAGCTCGAGGCCCAGTTCAAGGGCGCGGGCTGGAACGTCATCAAGGTCATCTGGGGCCGCGAATGGGACGAGCTACTCACGGCGGACAAGGATCGCGCGCTCGTCAACATCATGAACGAGACCCTCGACGGCGACTACCAGACTTTCAAGGCCAACGACGGCGCCTACGTGCGCGAGCACTTCTTTGGTCGCGACCCACGCACCAAAGCTATGGTGGCCGACTGGTCGGACGAGAAGATTTGGGCGCTCAAGCGCGGCGGTCACGACTATCGCAAGGTGTACGCGGCCTACAAGGCGGCCGTGGAGCACAAGGGTCAGCCCACCGTCATCCTCGCCCACACGATCAAGGGCTACGCACTCGGCTCGAACTTCGCCGGACGCAACTCCACCCATCAGATGAAGAAGCTCAACTCCGACGATCTCAAGCTTCTGCGCGACACGCTCGAGCTGGACATCGCCGACGAACAGCTCGAAGATCCGTTCGTCGCGCCGTACTTCAAGCCCTCACCGAAGAACACGGCTTTGGAGTACATGCACGAACAACGCCGCAAGCTTGGCGGCTACCTGCCGGAGCGTCGTGTGGTCTCCCAGGGGGTGACCATGCCGGCCGACAAGCACTGGAACATCCTCAAGGGCGGTTCGGGCAAGCAAAAGGTCGCCACGACGATGGCCTTCGTCCGCCTGCTCAAGGACCTGCTACGCGACAAGGACTTCGGCTACCGCTTTGTGCCGATCATCCCCGACGAAGCCCGCACCTTCGGCCTGGACGCGATCTTCCCCTCGGCAAAGATCTTCAACGTTCACGGCCAGAATTACACGGCGGTCGATTCGGACCTGCTGCTTAACTACAAGGAGTCCGAGCAGGGGCAGATCCTCCACACCGGCATCACGGAGGCCGGCTCCAACGCGGCCTTCACAGCGGTGGGAACCTCCTACGCCACCCACGGCCTGCCCATGGTTCCGATCTACATCTTCTACTCGATGTTCGGATTCCAGCGCACGGGTGACCAGTTCTGGCACGCCGGCGACCAGATGGCGCGCGGCTTCATCATGGGTGCAACCGCCGGTCGCACCACGCTAACGGGTGAGGGCCTGCAGCACATGGACGGACACAGCCAGGTGATCGCGTCGACGAACCCGGCCGTGGTCCAGTACGACCCGGCCTACGCCTACGAGATCAGCTACATCTTCCACGACGGCCTGGTGCGCATGTACGGCGACGGCTCGGATGGGCGCGATCAGAACGTCATGTACTACATCACGATTTACAACGAGCCGATCCACCAGCCGGCTGAGCCGGAGAACGTGGACGTGGAGGGCATTCTCAAGGGCATGTACAAGCTGGATGAAGCCGAGGGCGAGGGTCCGAAGGTCCAGCTCTTCGCCTCCGGCGTGGGCGTGCCGTGGGCGCGTGAGGCCCGCCAGATGCTCCGCGACGACTGGGGCGTGGCTGCCTCGGTGTGGTCGATTACGTCGTGGTACGAGCTGCGCCGCGACGGCCTCGCGGTCGACGAATACAACTATCTTCACCCCACGGCCGAGCCGAAGGTGGCTTACATCACCCGCAAGCTCGAGGGTGAGTATGGCCCGATCATTGCCACTTCCGATTGGGAGAAGCAGGTTCAGGATTCGATTCGCCCGTGGGTTCCGGAGGCCTACTACACGCTCGGCGCAAACGGCTTCGGTATCGCCGATACCCGCGCCGCCGCGCGTCGCCACTTCCGCATCGACTCCGCCTCCATGGTGGTGCGTGCCCTCCAGGCGCTCGCCGACCGCGGAGAGGTCGACCGCTCTACCGTCCAGGCAGCGATTGACAAGTATGAGCTGCTCGATCCGGAGGCCGGCGACGACGGTCAGCCGGTCGCGAACGAGCCCGCTGTCTAA
- a CDS encoding DUF3052 family protein has product MPGLSGKEMGFRSGHLVQEFGYDDDVDMSLRDTIERLTGEQLEDEGYRGGADGVILWWRADDGDVDDLTDLFVDCTGGLTEDTAPIWLFVPDQNADLSVPMEDVNDAAGTAGLSVTTTFHLDSGWNAFQVVSHSRPR; this is encoded by the coding sequence GTGCCCGGTTTATCCGGTAAAGAGATGGGATTCCGATCGGGGCATTTGGTCCAGGAGTTCGGCTACGACGACGACGTCGACATGTCCCTACGCGACACCATCGAACGCCTCACGGGTGAACAGCTTGAAGATGAGGGCTACCGCGGGGGCGCTGACGGCGTGATCCTGTGGTGGCGAGCCGACGACGGCGACGTCGACGACCTGACTGATCTTTTCGTGGATTGCACCGGCGGGCTCACGGAGGACACGGCGCCCATTTGGCTTTTTGTGCCTGACCAGAATGCCGATCTGAGTGTTCCGATGGAGGACGTCAACGACGCCGCGGGCACGGCCGGCCTGTCGGTGACGACGACGTTCCATCTTGATTCTGGCTGGAATGCGTTCCAGGTGGTCAGCCACAGTCGCCCCCGATAG